The genomic stretch CATGGTCCCGTGATAGCCTGCTTCGAGGAAAGTACCCAAGCGGGCAGGAGCTTCGGGGATTGCATCGGGGCGCGTGACGCGACAGAGATCGAATCCGATGGCTTCCGCTTCGGCTTTCAGGAAACGCGTCAGACGCTCGCGCCGCGCCTCGTTCTTCGGATCTGTCTGCGGCCCTGCCATCCGCCCGCTCCGTCAGAAATCAAGATCTGCATAGTGCGAGACCGGTGTCAGGCCACGAATACGCTCAGCCAGAAGCGGGCGGAAGGACGGGCGTGATTTAAGCCGCTGATACCAGTCCTTGGCGACCGGAAACTCGTTCCAATCGATCTCACCGAGATAATCCAGCACAGACAAAGAGGATGCAGCAGCAAGATCGCTATAGCTCAGGCGGTCACCGGCAAGCCACGGGCGCGATCCGGCAAGCCAGCTGAGATACTTCATGTGCTGTCGGATATTGCCGCGGGCCGTGCGCAGGATCTTGGAATCCGGCGCACCGCCGCCCAAACCATTGGGGATCAGGAGTTTATGGACCCGCTCGCGCACCAGCGGCTTTGTCACATCCTGTTCCATTTTCTCAAGGAACCATTCGGTCAGACGGCGGATTTCCGCCCGTTGAAACGGGTCTTCGGCGAGAAGGCGGCGATCGCGTTTCAAAACACCGTGGGTTTCGTCCAGGAATTCGGAGATGATCGTCGCTCCTGTCAGGCAACGCATATTGTCATCGACATAGACCGGCAATGTGCCCGCCGGGTTCATCGCCAGGAATTCTCGCCGTTTCTCCCAGGTCTGTTCCTCGACCAGATCAAACTGAAAGCCGTATTCGACCAGCACAAGGCGGATGAACCGGGAGGGTGTCGACATGGAATGGTGATAGAGTGTGGGCATGGAACTCGAATTTTCTGAAACGCTTGCTCTCCGTTTCCGGACGAGCGATTTTGCAGGCCTTGAGCCAAGGCAGCCGGTGCCAACGTGAAGCCACGACCAACGATATTATCGAATAATCTCGAGATTCCAGTTTAAGCCGGATTCGGTTAAGACACTTCTGCCATGTCTCCCTGCTATAGGTTGTCGAGACCGTCAAAACAAGCGAATCGGGACTTCTCCCTTACGAAAGTGGTTCAATGGAATCTCAATCCATCGTCAGTGCCCTGGTGCTTGGCCTCATTGAAGGCCTGACCGAATTCATCCCCGTCTCCTCTACCGCCCACCTGCTTCTTGCCGGACATTTCATGGGCTTCGAATCACCGGGCAATTCCTTTGCAGTCCTGATCCAGCTTGGAGCGATCCTGGCGATTCTCAGCGTCTATTTCGCGCGGCTGCTGAATCTCGCGCTGTCGCTGCCGTCTGACCCGAAAAGTCGCCACTTCGTTTTGGCCATCCTGGTCGCGTTTCTACCGGCAGCCGTGATCGGTGCGCTGGCGCATGGATTCATCAAGACGGTGCTGTTCGAAACACCCATGCTGATCTGTGTCGTTTTGATACTTGGCGGCTTCATTCTGCTTTGGGTCGACCGGTTGGCGCTCAAGCCCCGCTACCACGATGTGACGGACTACCCGCTGTCGCTGGCGTTCAAGATCGGTCTCTTCCAGTGCCTCGCCATGGTGCCGGGAACCTCCCGTTCCGGTGCGACGATTGTCGGCGCATTGCTGATGGGCACAGACAAGCGTTCGGCAGCCGAATTTTCGTTCTTTCTTGCCATGCCGACCATGGCGGGCGCCTTCGCGCTCGATCTTTACAAGAACCGGAATGCGCTGAGTGCCGACGATGTGGGTATCATTGCCATCGGCTTCGTCGCCGCCTTTTTCGCAGCTCTTGTCGTCGTGAAATCGCTGCTCGACTTCGTGTCGAAACGCGGCTACGCGCCATTTGCATGGTGGCGAATTATCGTGGGAAGTCTGGGCCTTTTCGCCTTGCTGCTCGGATTTTGAGCGCCATCTATGCCACTCTTTGATGGCAAGAAGAAAGGCCGGTCTTTCGATCGGCCTTTCTTGTGAATATCATCGAGAAACGCTGATCGAACCGGTGCTGCAGGGATCAACACCATAGGCTGGAGCGCAATGAGGGTTGCGAGCTGCAACAGTCTCAGGCGCCAAAAACGAACCAGCTACAATAACCATTGCCGCACATGCAAAGAACAGTGCGATGGACTTGCCCATGAAAAGCCTCTTGAAAAGAAAACAAACGCGCCAGGAAGGGAAAAACCCGCCTTTGATGGGCGGTTGTTTACGCCTTAGCTTTGCTGTCTTCAATAGACGAAGATGCTTTATTTGCGGTTAACGCTGACTATTTGACGATTGCGATATTTGTGCAACGTCAATATAGCAGCCGGCCAACCTGAAGGGCCTCAGGCGGCCTTTCCGGAGCCTGTATACTGTCCCTGCGGGCGATAATGCACGAGGTAGGTCGGCAGGACGGCACCGAGTGCGGCCGGCTCGATACCAAGCCCTTCGAGCGTCCGTCCTTCGGACTTGGCCGGTGGCGAGACGATGTTATCCGTCTTCAGCAGCGTGACCTGATCCTTTGTCAGCGGCGGATCGATCAACGGCACCATTGTGGAAACGCTGCCCATCAAAGAGGCGACACCAAAGGGGACGTTGAGCAGGACCCGTTTGCGGTTGATGACATTGAGCATCAATTCGAGACACTGCTTGAAGGTCAGGACATCCCGACCGCCAAGCTCGTAGATCTTGCCACGGGCAATCTTGCCCTCGACGGATCGCGCAATCACCTCGGCTACGTCTTCGACATAGACCGGCTGGAACCTGGTCTGTCCACCACCGATCAGGGGCAGGAAAGGAGACATGCGAGCCATGGCTGCAAATTTGTTGAAGAAGCCATCTTCCGGTCCGAAGATGATCGACGGTCTGAGGATGACCGCATCTGGAACCAGCGACATCACCGCCGCCTCGGCGCGTCCCTTCGTCGATGCGTAGATCGATTGCGAAGAGGCGTTGGCACCGATCGCCGAGACATGGGTCAGCTTTGCACCAACCGCGCGTGCCGCTTCCGCAACGGCACGGGCGCCAAATTCCTGAACCGAGTCGAAGCTGTTGCGACCGCTTTCGAACAGGATGCCCACACAGTTGATCACGTGGTCGGCGCCCTGGACCGCGCGATCAACGGAATCGCGATAGCGCAGATTGGCCTGTACGAACTGGATCTGGCCGACATTGCCGAGCGGCTGCAGGAACCCCGCGAGATCAGGACGGCGCACGGCTACACGAATACGGAAACCGCGACGGGCGAGCGCGCGCACGACATGCCTTCCCACGAAACCCGAACCCCCGAAAACGGTGACGAGCGGCGGAAGGTTGGACAAGGTCATGGCTGGCTCCCTGAACTGGAACTGGACGTGGAATACGCCCGCTATCGAGGCCTCTCTTAGCCCAATAGCCGGCACAGTGAAAGAGCCGAAAAGGTCGCGTCAGGCTGGCCTTCGACCGTCAGGCCCCCTCCACGACCACGAGTTCGGCATCCGCCACTTCCTGGCGGATTTTCGCTGCGATCTGGTACTCGGGTGAGTTATAGCAGTCAATTGCCGCCTGATAGCTGGGGAACTCGATCACCACATTGCGGGCGCGGGCCATACCTTCAAGACCCGTATAGGTGCCGCCGCGAGCCAGGAACTTGGCTTCGAAACGTTCGAAGGCAGGCTTGGCAGCTGCAACATAGTCCTTGTAGCGCTCGGCATCACGAATATCGACGCGTGCGATCCAGTAGCCCTTACCCATTGTTTCCCTCCATTTTTGTCTTGAATTTTCAGCGTGAAGCCAGAACCGCGTCCATCTCCTGAAGGATGGCAAGTGCCGCGCCCTTGGGGTCTTGTGCCTTGACGATCGGGCGGGCGACAACAAGATGACTTGATCCTGCCTTCAATGCATCGGCTGGCGTCATGACCCGCTTCTGGTCCCCTTTGTCGGCACCGGCAGGCCGAATGCCCGGCGTGACGATGGCCATTTCCGGCCCCACGATGCCACGAACGGCTGCAGCCTCTTCCGCGGAGCAGACAATGCCACCCATGCCGGCGTCGCGGGCCTGGGCTGCCCGCCGGAGCACAAGGCTGCGCGGGTCATGCTGATATCCGGCGTCTATGAGGTCCTGCTCGTCCATGGATGTCAGAACGGTCACTCCCAGGAGGCAGAGACCGGAACCTGTCGCCGCCTCGACCGCTGCCTTCATCGCCTTGGGATAGGCATGGAGCGTCAGCATTGACATGCCCATGGACACGATGTTTTCGACGGCGGACGCCACCGTGTTGTCGATATCGAGCAGCTTCATGTCCAGAAAGATCTGCTTTCCATCCTTTGCAAGGTCGCGGGCAAATTCGAGCCCGCCGGCAAAGGCCAATTGGTAGCCGATCTTGTAGAAAGACACGCTGTCATCGAGCAGACCGACGATCCGTTCTGCCTCGGTAACGGTCGGAACATCCAGTCCGACGATCAGACGGCTGCGCGCGATCATGATAGGCTCCTCGATCAGTGCATTCCCGAAGCTGACAGAGAGCGCCGTGATGTTCGGACATGCGTAACAAAAGGGTGTCAGCGCTTTGACAAAGACGAATCTTTCTCTGAACACTGACTATGACGTGTGAAGTCGCACGCCATTAAGCCTGTCGCAAGTCGGAAAATGGAATGGGTAACGGTCAGGGGCGGCGATACAGCCAGAGCTGCGCCGGTGGTATGTTGCGGACCACAAAGTCGAAATGCTGAATGTGATAGCGGTCGGGCTTGGCAATGATCGGTGAAACAGGTCCATAGGTGATCTGCACGACTGGCCGACCCGCCGGGATCCGGTCCAGCATATCTTCAAGGAGCCGAATGCGGGCTTCCATCGGAAAACTCAGCATGGGTACGGCAGAGATGACACAATCGAACGTCTCGCCCGCGAGCGCACCGAGGGTGTTGGGCAGATCGAAGGCATCCCCGTGAATGAAATGAACACCCGGGAATCCCTGCTTCAGGTGATGAACAAATTCCTCGGAATACTCGATCGATACCAGCTTTTCCGCCGGAATGCCCCGTGCCAGGATCGCCTTGGTAATGACGCCTGTACCGGGGCCTAGTTCGAGGACCGGCAGGCCGGATTGAGGATTGATGACGCTCGCCATCTTTCGTGCCGTCACAGACGAGGTCGGCACGATAGCCCCGACGGTCTTAGGACCCTGCATCATGCCCTTGAAAAAGCGGATTTCTTCGTCGAATTTTTTCTCGAACCGTTCTTTCAAGCGCAAAGACATAATCAGTTTCCCTCTCCGAGTGTGCGTCATCCAAATACTGCGACACAATTTCGGGGCAGATTGTCGCAAATACAAGGCAAAATGACGCAAGGAGACGAAAAACTTCGACAGGCCTTTTCGCTAGACACGCATGGGCATCAGCACATAAAGCGCGTCGACTGCCGCAGTATCGCGAATAAGCGTTGGCGAACCGGCGTCCGAAAGCATGAAGATCGCATCGTCGCCGGAAAGCTGGCTCGTGATGTCGAGCAGGTATTTGGCATTGAAGCCGATCTCCATCGCGTCGTTTTCATAACCGACGGCAACCTCTTCGGTTGCACTACCAGAATCCGGATTATTCACCGTCAGGAGAAGTTGCCCGTCCGAAAGGCTAAGCTTGACGGCCCGACCGCGCTCGGACGAGATCGTCGAGACGCGGTCGACAGCCTGTGCAAAGGTCTGGCAGTCGACGCGCATTTCCTTGTCATTGGCTGCAGGAATGACGCGCTGATAATCGGGGAAGGTCCCGTCGATCAGCTTGGACGTCAAGACGATAGAGCCAATCGTCAGACGTATCTTCGAGTCTGAGACTTCCATGCTGATCATCAGGTCCGGGCTATCCATCAGCTTCTGCAACTCGCCAACGGTCTTGCGCGGGATGATGATGCCCGGCATGCCTTCAGAGCCTGACGGTGCCTCCACATCAGCGCGCGCCAGTCGGTGACCATCTGTCGCAACAGCACGGAGTTTGAGCGCATTATCGGCTTCGATCGTGTGCAGGAAAATACCATTCAGGTAATAGCGTGTTTCCTCGGTCGAGATTGCAAATTGGGTGCGGTCGATAAGCATCTTGAAGTCTGATGCCTTGACCTTGAAGCTGTGTGTAAAGCTGCCGGCGGTCAAATCCGGGAAATCCGACTGCGGCAGGCACTGAAGCGAGAACTTTGACCGCCCCGACTGAACCGTCATGCTGCCGCCATCGGGGTTGGTCGCAAGGCGAACTTCGGAACCATCCGGAAGTTTCCGTACGATTTCATAAAGCAGATGCGCCGGTACAGTCGTTGCCCCGGCCTGCTCAACCATGGCTGCCGTGCTTTCGGTGATCTCGAGGTCGAGGTCCGTCGCCTTCATGTCGAGCGCAGCACCTTCCGCCTTCAACAAAACGTTGGACAGGATCGGGATCGTGTTGCGCCGCTCGACCACGCGATGCACATGGTTCAGAGACTTGAGAAGATTGGACCGTTCAAGAGTTATACGCATTGGACGCTACCGCTTTCGACGTGTCGATGCCCGGCTGGCCAGGGCAAATTGGCTCCGGCCTGTCCCCGGGCCGGAAGATGTGGACGGGCAAAATGCCAGCAAAAGCAGCGGAAAAGCAAGAGGCTCGCCAGTTTTCCACGTTGGCCTTGAAATCGGTTCCCCAAAGCTCTTTCTGCGCGCGGGTGCAGCGCCTGCCCTTGTCGAAGCCCGGTGGAGAGAGGATAAAGGCCCCATGACAACAGAAGAGACAAATTCGACGGTGGGGCTGCGAGGCAAGCGCTACCGTCTTCATGATACGGTGGTCGCTGCCCGACCTCTCGATCCAGCGCTTTATCTGGTCGCAACGCCGATCGGCAATCTCGGCGACATCACCTTGAGGGCGCTGGAAACCCTTGCGGGTGCTGATGTACTGGCCTGCGAGGACACCCGGGTCACGCGGGTCCTCCTGGATCGTTACGGGATCGAAAATCGACCCTTTGCCTATCATGAACACAATGCCGATGAGGCCGGTGCAAGACTTCTTGCGGCACTGGATGCCGGGCAATCGGTTGCGCTGGTTTCCGATGCCGGTACGCCCTTGGTGTCCGACCCTGGATACAGGCTGGGCCAACTGGCGATTGCTGCCGGTCATCGTGTCATTCCCATCCCGGGTGCGTCGGCACCACTTGCAGCACTCGTCGGGTCGGGCCTTCCCAATGATGCATTCCTGTTTGCGGGTTTCCTGCCGACCAAGGACAAGGCAAGACGCGACAGGCTCGCCGAACTTGCGAAGGTGCCGGCAACCCTGATCTTTTTTGAATCACCCCACCGCATTGGCGAGACGCTGAAAGCTGCAGCCGACGAACTGGGTGGAGTTCGCCTGGCCTGCGTGTGCCGCGAATTGACCAAGGCGTTCGAAGAGTTTCGCCGTGGCTCGCTTGGTGAGCTTGCGGGCGACTATGCCGATCGCGTGGTGAAGGGCGAGGTGGTTCTCGTCATCGCTCCTCCGGCGCCGGATGCAGTTCCCTCGGCGGACAATGTCGATGCGCTTCTTATGGAGCTGGCGGCGACCATGCCGACATCCAAAGCCGCAGCAGAAGCGGCGATCCTGACATCGCTGCCACGCAAGGAACTCTATCAGCGCCTGCTCGAACTGAAAGCCGGTACATGAACAAAGGTGGCACCTCCGACCGACGACGAAGCGCTGAACGGCGCGGACGATGGTCGGAATGGATCGCTGCCCTTTATCTGATGACCAAGGGTTACCGCATCAAGGCCATGCGGTTTCGCACGCGCGGCGGCGAAGTCGATATCATCGCGCGTCGCGGCACCATGGTTGCTCTCGTAGAAGTGAAGGCCCGTTCGGACCTGCGTTCGGCGGTCGATTCCGTCAGTCATGCCAGCCAGCAGCGTATTCGCAGCGCGGGCGACTACTGGCTGGCCCGTCAGCCCGATTTTGACCGTCTTACAATACGTTGCGACATCATCGCGGTTCGACCGTGGCGACCCCCTATCCATCTAGAAGATGCGTTTTAGTTTCGTTTCTGTTTCGGAACCATCATTTCTGTAATCGAACTGACACAAAAGCTTTAATTTCGCGTCACAGATCCCGCCTAAAGCAGTCCTCACCCCAATTCTGGCGGAGAGGATTTGTACAATGTTTCAGAAGCTTTCCATGGCCGCTCTGGCCCTGACAATGTCGGCATCGACGACGCTCGCAGCGACCAACATCACCTGGTGGCACGGCATGGGCGGTCGCAATGGCGAAGTGCTCAACGAACTCGCCATCAAGTTCAACGAAGCGCAGAGCGCCTGCGTTCTGACCCCTGTTTCGAAGGGTACCTACGAAGAGGCACTTTCTTCAGGTATCGCCGCATTCCGGTCGGGCCAGCACCCGAACATCCTTCAGGTATTCGATGCCGGTGCAGCGACCATCATCAACGCCAAGGGTGCAACGGTTGCCGCTGAAGACATCATTCGCGAAGCCGGCCACACCTTCAACGCCGAAGACTATATCCAGGGCGTTCGCTACTTCTACGCTGACGCAGACGGCAAGTTCGTCGGCATGCCGCTCTCATCGTCGGCGCCGATCATGTATTACAACACCGAAGCCCTTGAAAAGGCTGGTGTCGAAGCCCCGAAGACCTGGGAAGAGTTCGAAGCCATCGCTCCGAAGCTGAAGGAAGCTGGTTATATCCCGCTCGTTCAGTCGCACCTGCCCTGGCAGATGGTCGAAAACTTCCATTCGCGCAACGATCTGCAGTTCGCAACCAACAACAATGGTTACGACAGCGTCGTTGACACCAAGATCCTGATCAACACCGAAGAGCAGCGGATGATGTTCTCCAAGCTCAAGGAGTGGCAGGATGCCGGCATGTTCGCCTTCTACGGTACCGGCTGGAGCGATAACCAGAAGCCATTCGAAGAAGGCAAGGTTGCTCTTTGGGTTGGCTCCTCGGGCTCGTTCGGCGGCCTCCTGACGACCGCCTCTATGCCGTTCGGCGCGACCTTCCTTCCGAACTGGGAAGGCATTGAAGGCTCTGGCACAAACTCCTTCATCGGTGGTGCCGCTCTCTTCGCAATGGCTGGCAAGTCGGCTGAAGAAAACAAGTGCACCGGCGACTTCTTCAACTTCATCGCCTCGCCGGAAATCCAGTACTACTACCACAAGGAAACCGGTTACGTTCCGCTGACGACAGCTGCCTACGAACTGGCCAAGAAGGACGGTCACTACGAGCGTACGCCCCAGGCTGAGGTTGGTCTGCAGCAGCTGATGCTGCCGGGCGGCGAGTGGTCCAAGGGCTACCGCATGGGCTTCTACCCGCAGATCCGCGACGTCATGAACCGCGAATTCGTCAAGATCTTCTCCGGCGAAACCACGGTGGAAGACGCCTTCAAGACGATCGAAGCCGAAGCCAACGAGATCCTGTCGCGCTTCGCCAAGACCGCCGGCTGATCAAGCCAGACTTCGTCATCATGGCCCCGGGGATCTCTGGTCCCCGGGCTTTCCTTTGAGAGGTTCCAGATGAAGCGCGTCCAGTTCAATTCGCGATTCCTGCCTTATCTATTCCTGTTGCCGCAACTCGCGATCATCGCGATCTTCTTCTATTGGCCGTCCATTCAGGCCATTCATTCGTCCTTCTATATCGAGGATCCCTTCGGCTTCGGCTCCACCTTCGTCGGCACGAGCAATTACACCGACGTGGTCTCGTCCTCGCAATACATGCGGATTGCCCGTTTCACGATCGTCTTCAGTGTTCTCGTCACGTTGATCGTCATTTCGCTGGGACTGTTGCTGGCGCTGAAAGCCGATGCCGTCATCCGTGGTCAGTCGACCTACAAGACCCTGCTGATCGTCGTTTACGCGATCGCTCCGCCGGTTGCCGGCCTGATTGGCCTGATGTTCTTTGACCAGCATATCGGTCCCTTCGTGGAATTCGTTTCCTATTTCGGCTGGGACATGCGTATCGGCATCAATTACTTCGATACTGCCTTCGCGATGATCCTGATCGCCGTCTGGAACCAGATCCCCTACAATTTCATCTTCTTCCTCTCCGGACTGCAGAGCATCCCAGCCTCGGTTCGAGAGGCAGCGGCTATTGATTGCAAGTCGGGCACGCGCCGCTTCTGGACGGTCATCATGCCGCTTCTGGCGCCAACAGCCTTCTTCCTGCTCGTCATCAACATGACCTATTCGCTCTTCGACACCTTTGGCGTCATCGACGTGATTGTGAAAGACAGCGCTGCGAACAATCCGATCACGCTGGTCTACAAGGTCTATCTCGATGGTTTCCGCGGCAACGACCTCGGGTCCTCCTCTGCTCAATCGGTCATTCTCATGGTTGTGGTTCTGGTACTCACCATGATCCAGTTCCGCTTCATCGAACGCCGCGTTCACTACGGTTGAGGAGAGAGAAATGTATCGTATCAAACTCACCGACCACCTGATCCTGATCGCCGGCGTGATATTCATGCTCGGACCCCTGGTGGTCGCATTCATGACATCGACCCATTCGGCAGCCGAGATCCATACCCAGGGTCTGATGATCTCCATGGGTGATGACTTCATCCCAACCTATGAAAAGGTTCTGTTCGAAAGTGGCGGCTTCACCGGCCAGGTGACGGGTCTCACCATGGCCATGAACTCGCTGATCCTCGGGATTGGCTTTGCGGTCGGCAAGATCGTCCTGTCGATGATGGCGGCCTATGCCATCGTCTATTTCCGTTTCCGCTTTGCAACGCTGTCCTTCTGGCTAATCTTCACCACGCTGCTTTTGCCGCTCGAAGTCCGCATTCTGCCGACCTACAAGGTGATGAGCGATCTCAATCTGCTCAACAGCTATCAGGGACTGATCCTGCCGCTCTTGGCATCCGCGACCGGCACCTTCTTCTTCCGTCAATTCTTCAAGTCGGTTCCTGACGAACTTCTCGAGGCTGCTCGCATCGATGGTGCCGGGCCCTTCAAGTTCTTCATCGACATTCTCGTCCCGCTGTCACGAACCATGATCGCGGCTGTCTTCATCATCATGTTTGTCTATGGCTGGAACCAGTATCTCTGGCCGATGCTGATGACGACGGAAGAGAGCTTCTACACGCTCATGCGCGGTATCAAGCAGATCCTCCAGGTGTGGATCGGCTCGCAAATCCCTGACTACAACGAGGCTTTCGCCATGGCCGTGCTCGGCATGCTGCCACCCATCATTGTGGTGGTTGTCTTCCAGAGCTGGTTCATCAAGGGCCTCACCGAATCCGATAAGTAAGAGAGGATTGCCCAATGGCTTCCATCGACATCAATCAGGTCTCAAAGATCTATGACAAGGGCGGCGCCAAGGCCGTCGACAACATCGATATCAAGATCAATGACGGCGAATTCATTGTTCTGGTAGGGCCATCCGGCTGCGGTAAGTCAACGCTTCTGCGCATGGTGGCCGGACTCGAAGGTATTTCGGCGGGTACCATCTCCATCGGTGACCGTGTGGTCAACGACATCGAGCCTGCCGATCGGGACATTGCGATGGTGTTTCAGAACTACGCGCTCTATCCGCATATGACCGTCTATGACAATCTCGCCTACGGCCTGAAAAACCGGGGAACGCCGAAGGGCGAAATTGAAGTACGGGTTGCCGAAGCCGCCAAGATGCTGGAGATCGAGAAATATCTTGATCGCAAGCCGCGCGCCCTGTCCGGTGGTCAGCGTCAGCGCGTCGCCATGGGTCGTGCCATCGTGCGCAAGCCAGCGGCCTTCCTGTTCGATGAACCCCTGTCAAACCTAGATGCGAAACTGCGTGTTTCCATGCGTGGCGAAATCCGTAAGCTTCAGCGTCGTCTGAAGACAACCGCAATCTACGTGACGCATGATCAGCTGGAAGCGATGACGCTTGCCGACAGGCTCGTTGTCCTGAATGGCGGCGTCATTGAGCAGATCGGCACGCCGCTGGAAGTTTACCACAAGCCAGCGTCGACATTCGTGGCAAGCTTTATCGGATCTCCCGCCATGAACCTTCTCAAAGGGAAGGTGGAAGGCCGAAAGCTTCGCGTGGGTGAATTCGAACTCGCGCTGCTGGAGCACAATGCGCCCGACGGTCCGGTGACCGTTGGGATCCGAGCCGAAGAACTGAAGGTTTGCGATCTTCAGCATGCAACACTTTCCTTTGAAATCGACTCGATCGAAGAACTGGGTGCTCAGCGTCTTGTCCACGGCAAGATCGACGGACAGGACCTGACAGCCGTTGTTGCATCCAGCATTGAACTCGGTTCGCATCTGCACCTGACGGTCGGTGCCGCGCACCTGCACCTCTTCGATCACGACAGGGGAAAACGGATAGAGCCGCCGGTAGCTGGTGCGGCGAGCACTACCGAAAAAGCGGATCTGGCCTTCGCCTGACAGGTTTGTGTTCCATCGTTAAAACTTTAGCGATCGATCCAACCTCGTTTTAGGTTCACCTTGATAATCTGCGTTCTAAACAACTGGGGATTATCATGGCTTTGAAACTCATGCTGGCCAGCATGGCCAGTGTTCTGATGGCTGCGCCGGGGCGCAACAGGACCGTTGAAGCGCCGATGGTTGCGGCCAGTACCGGACACCTTGCGCTGCGAGCGGCACCGATCAATCCGAATTGGATCATTCGGGGTACGCCGGTCGCGCGTATTGCAGATCATTCCACCAGTAGTGACGAGGCCTCTCTGACCGCCGTGTGGGACTGTACGGCGGGCGAGTTTCGCTGGTATTTCTATTGGGATGAAAGCGTTGTCATTCAGGAAGGCGAGGTCCACGTGACCGCGCAGGATGGCACCGGCCGAACTTTGAAAGCGGGCGATATCGCCTATTTCCGCGCCGGCACCTGGTCGACCTGGCGGGTGGATGAGTATGTGCGCAAGGTGGCTTTCCTGAGAAAGCCATTCCCAGAGCCGCTGGCAACACTTTACCGGATGCGAAACGCCATGCGGTCAAAGTCTCAGTCTGTTCTTGGCTGAGCTTGCCTTCAGCAAAATTGACAGGCGGCGGCGTTGCCATGGACGCCGCCGCAGCTTACATCTGCCCTGCTTCTGAGAGGGTGAGATCCATGGCGAATATCAGACATGTCGCGGTCCAGATGGACCACGTATCCACGATCAACATCGCGGGCGATTCCACCTTCGCCATGAGCCTGGAGGCTCAGGCCCGGGGCTACAAGCTCTTCCACTACACGCCAGACAGGCTTTCCATGCGCGATGGGAAAGTCTTTGCGACTGTAGAGCCCATGGAATTGCGCGACGTGAAAGGCGACCACTTCAGCCTTGGGGAGCCAGAGCGCGTCGATCTGTCGA from Peteryoungia desertarenae encodes the following:
- a CDS encoding extracellular solute-binding protein; this encodes MFQKLSMAALALTMSASTTLAATNITWWHGMGGRNGEVLNELAIKFNEAQSACVLTPVSKGTYEEALSSGIAAFRSGQHPNILQVFDAGAATIINAKGATVAAEDIIREAGHTFNAEDYIQGVRYFYADADGKFVGMPLSSSAPIMYYNTEALEKAGVEAPKTWEEFEAIAPKLKEAGYIPLVQSHLPWQMVENFHSRNDLQFATNNNGYDSVVDTKILINTEEQRMMFSKLKEWQDAGMFAFYGTGWSDNQKPFEEGKVALWVGSSGSFGGLLTTASMPFGATFLPNWEGIEGSGTNSFIGGAALFAMAGKSAEENKCTGDFFNFIASPEIQYYYHKETGYVPLTTAAYELAKKDGHYERTPQAEVGLQQLMLPGGEWSKGYRMGFYPQIRDVMNREFVKIFSGETTVEDAFKTIEAEANEILSRFAKTAG
- a CDS encoding sn-glycerol-3-phosphate import ATP-binding protein UgpC: MASIDINQVSKIYDKGGAKAVDNIDIKINDGEFIVLVGPSGCGKSTLLRMVAGLEGISAGTISIGDRVVNDIEPADRDIAMVFQNYALYPHMTVYDNLAYGLKNRGTPKGEIEVRVAEAAKMLEIEKYLDRKPRALSGGQRQRVAMGRAIVRKPAAFLFDEPLSNLDAKLRVSMRGEIRKLQRRLKTTAIYVTHDQLEAMTLADRLVVLNGGVIEQIGTPLEVYHKPASTFVASFIGSPAMNLLKGKVEGRKLRVGEFELALLEHNAPDGPVTVGIRAEELKVCDLQHATLSFEIDSIEELGAQRLVHGKIDGQDLTAVVASSIELGSHLHLTVGAAHLHLFDHDRGKRIEPPVAGAASTTEKADLAFA
- a CDS encoding ABC transporter permease subunit codes for the protein MYRIKLTDHLILIAGVIFMLGPLVVAFMTSTHSAAEIHTQGLMISMGDDFIPTYEKVLFESGGFTGQVTGLTMAMNSLILGIGFAVGKIVLSMMAAYAIVYFRFRFATLSFWLIFTTLLLPLEVRILPTYKVMSDLNLLNSYQGLILPLLASATGTFFFRQFFKSVPDELLEAARIDGAGPFKFFIDILVPLSRTMIAAVFIIMFVYGWNQYLWPMLMTTEESFYTLMRGIKQILQVWIGSQIPDYNEAFAMAVLGMLPPIIVVVVFQSWFIKGLTESDK
- a CDS encoding cupin domain-containing protein, with translation MALKLMLASMASVLMAAPGRNRTVEAPMVAASTGHLALRAAPINPNWIIRGTPVARIADHSTSSDEASLTAVWDCTAGEFRWYFYWDESVVIQEGEVHVTAQDGTGRTLKAGDIAYFRAGTWSTWRVDEYVRKVAFLRKPFPEPLATLYRMRNAMRSKSQSVLG
- a CDS encoding ABC transporter permease subunit — translated: MKRVQFNSRFLPYLFLLPQLAIIAIFFYWPSIQAIHSSFYIEDPFGFGSTFVGTSNYTDVVSSSQYMRIARFTIVFSVLVTLIVISLGLLLALKADAVIRGQSTYKTLLIVVYAIAPPVAGLIGLMFFDQHIGPFVEFVSYFGWDMRIGINYFDTAFAMILIAVWNQIPYNFIFFLSGLQSIPASVREAAAIDCKSGTRRFWTVIMPLLAPTAFFLLVINMTYSLFDTFGVIDVIVKDSAANNPITLVYKVYLDGFRGNDLGSSSAQSVILMVVVLVLTMIQFRFIERRVHYG